A stretch of Prunus dulcis chromosome 6, ALMONDv2, whole genome shotgun sequence DNA encodes these proteins:
- the LOC117631118 gene encoding uncharacterized protein LOC117631118 — MPSPKSTHRRVQEEKNRRGRSLNEKSSSFHGQLSDMATPQLRRPKTVPDMASFRNTIGMTPATELRPKLTKLLLNVTIQGSVGAIHVVMPPESAVKDLVAASIRQYGKEGRRPILTSVDPSLFDLHYSQFSLESLDREEKLMALGSRNFFLCRSANSMDAGGSGTTSSASCSKQAEKVSRTGFSWLKFMDFLL, encoded by the exons ATGCCGAGTCCGAAGAGTACTCATCGGAGGGTCCAGGAGGAGAAGAATCGCAGGGGAAGATCACTCAACGAGAAATCGTCATCGTTTCATGGCCAGCTTTCGGATATGGCGACGCCGCAGCTTCGGAGACCAAAAACGGTGCCAGACATGGCGTCGTTCAGGAACACGATCGGAATGACACCGGCCACGGAGTTACGGCCGAAACTGACGAAGCTGCTCCTTAACGTGACGATTCAGGGGAGCGTCGGCGCAATACATGTCGTAATGCCGCCGGAATCCGCGGTGAAAGATCTGGTGGCGGCTTCCATACGACAATACGGAAAGGAAGGTCGCCGTCCGATCTTGACCTCCGTCGACCCCTCGTTGTTTGACCTCCATTACTCTCAGTTCAGCTTAGAAA GTTTGGATAGAGAGGAGAAGCTGATGGCGTTAGGATCGAGGAACTTTTTTCTGTGCCGAAGCGCAAACTCAATGGATGCTGGCGGCAGCGGAACGACGTCGTCTGCTTCATGTTCAAAACAAGCAGAGAAAGTTTCAAGGACTGGATTTTCATGGCTCAAGTTTATGGATTTCTTGTTGTAA